Within the Streptomyces sp. NBC_00353 genome, the region TCCGCCTGCAAGGCGGGTACGGACTGCGGCGGCTGTGTCCGCAGGATCCAGGCGATGCTGGGCCGCGGCGAGTGCGCTCGTCGCGAGCTGCTCGAGCAGAAGCAGAAGCTGACCCCCGGTGGCGTCCCCGAGCAGCCGCTCGCGCCCGGCGTGCCCTCCGATGCGGACCCGGGCAGGGCTCCGGGCATCGCCCCCGGCAGAGCCCCGGGCATCCGGCTCCCCGACGCGGCCTGAACTCAGGGCTCGGGGGCTCGAGGCCTCAGCTGTCCGGCTGCTCGATCTGCTGCGCGAGGTAGTGCGGCTCGCCGAGCTTCTCGATCAGCTGCAGCTGGGTGTCGAGGTAGTCGATGTGGTGCTCCTCGTCCTCAAGGATCGACTCAAAGACATTTGCGGACGTGATGTCGCCCTTGCCGCGCATCAACTCGACACCGCGCCTGAGCCGGTCGATCGCCTCCACCTCGATCTGGCGGTCGGCCTGGAACATCTCGGTGACGGTCTGGCCGACCCGCACATGGAAGAGCCGCTGGTAGTTGGGTAGTCCGTCGAGAAGGAGAATGCGGTCCGTCAGCATCTCGGCGTGCTTCATCTCGTCGAACGACTCGGAGCGCGTGTACTTCGCCAGCTTCGTCCAGCCGAAGTTCTCCTGCATCTTTGCATGCAGGAAGTACTGGTTGATGGCAGTCAATTCGGCGGTCAGCTGTTCGTTCAGGAACTCGAGGACCTCGGGGTCGCCCTGCATCGCAGAGGCTCCTTCCAACCGTGAACCGGGCAAGTTGGCGGCATCCTCGCACCGCACCCAGCCACCGTCCAGTAAGTACACGCTTAGTAGGGGTTGTCCTGAATCGCCTCTGCCCTGGTCATGACCACCCCTGCCTGTCTGTCACCATGGAGTCATGGGTCAGCCGGAAAGCCGGGAATACCGCGAATCAGAGCAGTCCGAGCTTCCGCCGGGACAGCGCCTGCAGCGCGGCTGGCCGGTTACCCACTACGGGCCCGTTCCCAAGTTCAAGCCCGACCGCTGGGAGTTCCGGGTCTTCGGAGCCACGGCGGACGGCGAGAAGCACTGCTGGAACCATGAGGAGTTCTCGGCCCTGCCGTTCTCCTCGGTCGTCGCCGATCTGCACTGCGTCACCAAATTCAGCATGCTCGGCGCCGAATGGGGCGGGGTCCTCGCCCGTACGATCCTCGAACTCGCGCCGCCCTCGCCCCAGGTCACTCATGTGATGGTCTGGGCCGAGTACGGATTCAGCTCGAACCTGCGGCTTGACGACTTCGCCTCGGACCGAACACTTTTCGCCACTCACCAGGGCGGCGAACTGCTCACCGCCGAGCACGGCTTCCCGCTGCGCCTGGTCGTACCGCATCTGTACGCCTGGAAAGGGCCCAAGTGGGTCCGGGGCATCGAGTACATGACCGCCGATCGCCGGGGCTTCTGGGAGGAGCGCGGGTATCACAACATCGGCGACCCGTGGAAGGAACAGCGCTACTCCTACCAGGAGGAGCCCGGGGACGGCCCCGAGCTCTGACCGGTCGGGCCCGGTCGCCGCGGGCCCGCCCTCAGTGGTGGTACCGGTGCACCACCGCGTGCCCCTTGCCACGGCCGATCATCCACTTGTTGACCGGTGTGGTGACGGCGAAGGCGACGGCCAGCGACAGCGCGAGGGCTCCCCAGAACAGCGAGTCGGCGAGCTGCGCGTCCATGGCGCCCGGCCACAGCGCGATCACACCGTTGTCGATCAGTTCCATCACCGCGATGGAGAGGGTGTCGGCGGCGAGGGCGACCCGGAACGCCGTACGGAAGTCGACGCCGGCCTTGAGGATGGAGCGCAGCGTCAGCGTGTAGCCGAATGCGAAGGCCAGGATGATCGCGAGGACCATCGTCTCCGCGTTGCCCCAGCCGAGCGCCGTGCCGATCACCATGCCGAGGATCTCGCCGATGGCGCATCCGGTGAGGCAGTGCAGCGTGGCGCGGGCCGCCATGGACCAGCCGGCCTTGCCGGGGGCGTGCGCCGTGTGTCCGGCGTGAGCTGACTGGTCTGCGTGACCCGTGTGGTCTGCCTGCCGGCTGTCGTCGCCCCGGTGCTCGTGCCGGCCTTGCTGCTCGTGCTGTTCGTCGCGCGTGTCGTGGTGCATGGCGATCCCCCAATGCCGGTAGCGGTTCCCTTCGATCAGAGAACCGTATACCCCCTGGGGGTATTCCCCATGCCTTCGCGGATTCAGTTCCGGTCGCGCAGCTCCTTGAGGCGCGCCACATCCGCCGCGTGGCCTTCCTTGCCCCCCGGCGTCTCGATGACCAGCGGCACTCCGGCCGTCGCCGGATGCGAGAACAGCTCCTGGAACGGCTCCTCGCCGATGTGCCCTGCGCCGATGTTCTCGTGCCGGTCCTTGTGGGCTCCCACCACGTCCTTGGAGTCATTGGCGTGGATCAGTTTGAGCCGGCCCTCACCGACCGTCTCCACCAGCAGGTCCAGGGTCTGCTTCATGCCCGCCGGGCCCGCCAGGTCGTGGCCCGCCGCGTAGATGTGGCAGGTGTCGAGGCAGATGCCGAGCTTGGGGTGGGCGTCCAGCGCCTCGAAGTACGGGCCGAAGTCCCAGGTCCGTGAGCAGAGTGAGAACCCCTGCCCGGCGGTCGACTCCAGCAGCAGGAACGGGTCGTCGTCGTGGGTCAGCTCGTCGAGGAGCGGCCGCATGTGCGTACGTACCTGGGCCAGGGCCTCCGCGCGCGGCCGGCCGCCGGTCGCGGAGCCCGTGTGCACCACGACGCCCAGGGCGCCGATCTCGCGGGCCCGGCGCAGGGAGTGGCGCAGCGACTCCACGGACCGCTCGACAGTGGCCTCGGTGTGCGAGCCGAAGTTGATCAGATACGGGGCGTGGACGTACGCCGGTATCGACTCGGCGGTGCACTCGGCGCGGAACTGTTCGTCCTGCGCCGGGTTCCCGGCCGGTGTCGCCCAGCCGCGCGGATTGGCGACGAAGACCTGGACGGCCTCCGCCCCCATCTCGCGGGCGTAGGGCAGGCCGACCTTGGCGAGGCCGCCGGCCACGGGGACATGGCCGCCGACTGGGTTGCGCATACGGATCTAGAGTCCCTTGGTCGTGATGGTGATGGTGCTGCCCTCGGGAGCCCGGTCGCCGCCGTCGACGGACTGGCTCGCGATCGTGTCGCTGAAGGAGAGGAACGGGCGGTCGACCTTGACCTCGAAGCCCGCCGCCTTCAGCAGGCGCGTGGCCTCGTCGATGTCCTTGTCGGTGACATCCGGGACATCGATCATCCGCGGGCCCTTGGAGACGGTGAGCGTGATGGTGTCGCCCTCGGCTGCCCGGGTGCCTCCGCCCGGTGACTGGCGCGCGATGTCGCCCGCGGCCTCGGGCGAATTGACCCGGCCCGGCAGCACCTCGGCCTTCAGGCCTTCCCCGTCCAGCGCGTCGGTGGCCTCCTGGACCGACAGCCCGGTCAGGTCGGGGACATCGACCGGACTGCCCTTGCTGACGACCAGGGCGACCGCGGAGTCGGGGTGGCGTTCCGCGCCCGCTCCGGGATCCGTACGGATCACCTGGCCCTGCCCGATGTCCTCGCTGAACTCCTTGGTGACCATGCCGGGCACCAGGCCCACCTTCTTCAGTGCGCGCCTGGCCTCGGCGAGCCCGGTGCCCCGGACGTCGGGGACCTTCACGATCTCGGGGCCGCGCGAGAGGACGATCTTCACCGATCCGTTGCCCCGGATGCGGGCGCCCGACTTCGGATCGCTGCCGATGACCTTGCCGCGGTCGACGTTGTCGCTGTAGGCCCGATCGACGCCCTTCAGCTCGAGACCGGAGTCCGAGAGCCGCTGGCGGGCGGCCTTCTCGGTCTGGCCGAGCAGCGAGGGGACCCGGGTGAACTGTCCCGAGTTGATGTACCAGACACCGGCGCCGACCCCCAGTACCAGCAGCACGGCGACGATCGCAGCGAGCATCCCGCGGCGGGGACCGCCGTGCCGCGGCCCACTCCTCGCCGGCTCGGGCGGCAGCGGCGGGGGCATCTCCAGCCGGCTGGTGTGATGGGCGGTGCCCTGGTCGACCGGGAGCACCCGGGGGATCACGCTCGTCCGGTCCTCGGCATCGTCGTGCGCCTCGGCGAGGGCCTGCGGCGGTACGGCGTCCAGCTGGTTGTCGGTGAGCGCGGCCCGCGCGGTGCGGGCCTCGGCCAGCAGGGCCACGGCGTCGAACGGACGGGCCTCGGGGTTGCGGGCGGTGGCGTTCGCGACCAGTTCGTCCAGCTCGGTCGCGAGCCCCGGGACGACGGCCGACGGCGTCGGCACGTCCTCGTTGAGGTGCTGGTAGATGACCTGGGCGGGGGATTCGCCGGTGTGCGGCTTGGCGCCCGTCAGCATCTCGTACAGCACGACACCGCAGGCGTACACATCGGTGCGGGTGTCCGCCGTGCCGTGCTCGATCTGCTCGGGGGCGAGATAGGAGACGGTGCCGAGGACCGTTCCGGTGGTGTTGGTGTCGGAACCCACGGTCCGTACGAGACCGAAGTCCGCGACCTTGACCCGGCCGTCGTCCCCTATGAGGACGTTCTCCGGCTTCATGTCGCGGTGCACGAAGCCTGCCCGGTGTGCGGCGCCGAGCGCGGCCAGGACCGGCTCCAGGATGTCCAGCGCGGCTCTCGGCTGCAGGGCGCCGCGCTCACGCAGGACGTCGCGCAGCGTGCAGCCCGCCACGTACTCCATCGCCAGGTAGACGTACGGCCCCTGGGCGCCCTGGTCGAAGACAGCGACCACATTGGGGTGCGCGAGCCGGGCCACGGACTTGGCCTCGCGGATGAAACGTTCGACGAACGAGGCGTCGGTTGCGAGGGCCGGGTGCATCACCTTCAGGGCGAGCACCCGGTCGAGCCGGGTGTCCATGGCCCGGTAGACCGTGGCCATCCCGCCCACGGCGATGCGGGCATCGACGCGGTAGCGGCCGTCGAGCAGCTGCCCGACGATGGGGTCTCCCCGGCCGAAGGCCGGGGAAGGGTCCTGGAGGGTCGTATCCACGCAAGCGAGTCTACGAGCCGCCGAGGACGTGACCGACTGGCCGGGGCGATCCCGGGGCCGTACTGCAGCCGAGCCGTGACAGGGAGATGCGCGTCACACGCGTGCGGCGCCAGGCGCGTGCGTACGGGGGGCTCAGAACGCGGGCCGCTCCGGGTCCAGCGCAGCCCGCCCCTCCATCGGTGACGACGCCTCGGCGAAGTGGCGCCGGGGGATCCGGCCCGCGCGGTACGCCAGCCGCCCGCCGTCCACCGCGTGCCGCATCGCAGCCGCCATCAGCTCGGGCTCCTGCGCCCGGGTCACCGCCGACGCCAGCATCACCGCCGCGCACCCCAGCTCCATCGCGAGCGCCGCGTCCGATGCGGTCCCGGCGCCGGCGTCGAGAATCACCGGTACCCGGGCGTGCTCGACGATCAGCTGGAAGTTGTGCGGGTTGCGGATGCCGAGACCGGAGCCGATCGGGGAGCCGAGCGGCATGATCGCCGCACATCCCACGTCCTCCAGCTTCCGGGCCAGCACCGGGTCGTCATTCGTGTACGGAAGGACGGTGAAACCGTCGTCCACCAGCGTCTCCGCGGCGTCCAGCAGTTCGATCGGGTCGGGCAGCAGGGTCCGCTCGTCGGCCACCACCTCCAGCTTGATCCAGTCGGTGCCCAGCGCCTCGCGGGCCAGCCGCGCGGTCAGCACGGCCTCGCCCGCGGTGAAGCAGCCCGCCGTGTTCGGCAGGACGCGGATCGAGAGCCGCTCCAGCACGGAGAGCACCGAACCCTGCACGGTCGGGTCGAGGCGGCGCATCGCGACGGTGGTCAGCTCGGTGCCGGACGCGGTCAGCGAGCGTTCCAGCACGTCGAGGCTGGGTGCCCCGCCCGTCCCCATGATCAGCCGGGAGCCGAACGTGGTGTCGCCGAGGGTGAAGAGATCGTCGGACATGGTCAGCCTCCCTGGACCGCGGTGAGAACTTCGATCCGGTCGCCGTCGGCGAGCGCCGCGGTGGACCACCGGCTGCGCGGGACGACGGTCTCGTTGACGGCGGCCGCGACGCCCGAGGGTGCCGCGGTGAGCGCGGCGACGAGGGCTTCCAGGGTGGTACCGGCGGCGATCGAGCGGGGATCACCGTTCACGGACACGGAGAGCGCGATGGAGTCGGTCATGCGGGCTGCTCCTGACGTGCGGTGGCGGGGGGCGCGGCGGGCGGCGGTACGACGGCGGGCGCGAACCGCCCGGGGGTGAACGGGCGGGCCACGGCGGGCAGCTCGCCGGTGGTCAGCAGCTCGGCCATGGCGTCACCGGTGACGGGGGTGAGCAGCACCCCGTTGCGGTGGTGGCCGGTGGCGAGATGCAGGCCGGGCAGGGCGGTGGGGCCGAGCAGCGGGGCGTTGTCGGGGGAGGCGGGGCGCAGGCCGGCCCGGGTCTCGGTGAGCGGCAGTTCGGTGATGCCGGGCACCAGCTCATGGGCGTCGCGCAGCAGTTCGTACACCCCGCCCGCTGTGACCGTGGTGTCCCAGCCCATCTCCTCGCTGGTGGCGCCGACCACCAGCTCGCCGTTCTCGCGCGGGACGAGATAGACGTGGCTGCCGCGGACCACGGCCCGCACGGTCCGGGTGAGGAACGGCGCGTACGCGGCGGGCACGGTCAGCCGCAGCACCTGCCCCTTCACCGGCCGGACGGGCGGCACGACCTCGTCCGGCAGCCCCGCGAGCCGCCCGCTGAGGCTGCCCGCGGCGAGCACGATCTGGTCGGCTGCGAGCTCCGTGCCGGTTGCCAGTACGGCCCCGGCGGCCCGGTCCCGTACCACCACCAGGCGTTCCGCCCGGTCGCGGTGGAAGACCACCCCGGTCCGTTCGCAGGCCGTCAGCAGAGCGGCGGCCAGCCGGCGGGGGTCGACCTGGTGGTCGCCGTCGACCCGCAGACCGCCGCGCACACCCGGCGCCAGCATCGGTTCCAGGCGGCGGCACTCGCGGCCGGTGAGCCACTCCGACTGCAGCCCCGAACGGTGCTGGAGCGCGTGCAGTTCCCGCAGATGGGCGCGGTCGTCGGAGTCCAGGGCGACCGCGAGGGTGCCGCAGGCCCGGAAGCCGATGTCCTGGCCGCTCGCCGCCTCCAGCTCGGCCGCGAAGGCCGGGTAGCGCGCGGCGGAGGCGACATTGAGGCCGAGCAGCATCTGTTCGCCGTAGTGGAGTTCGGTGACGGCGGCGAGCATTCCGGCCGCGACCCGGGCGGCACCGCCGCCCGGGTCGGGGTCGACGACCGCGGTGCGCAGGCCGCGCTGCGCCGCCCGCCAGGCGGTCACCAGACCGATGATTCCGCCCCCGATGACGAGGACGTCGGATCCGGGTACGTCGGATCCGTCTGCCGAGGTGTTCCCGGACGATCGCATGGGCGTCCAGCCCCTCCCTTCGCCGGCATGACCCGGATCAGGTTCGTACGGTCGGAGGCCGCCCAGCCTCCCTCTCAGCCCGGTGCGTCCGGGCTCCCGCGAGTGTCTTACGTTGGCCACCCTAAACCCCGTCACCCGGACCCAGTAAGGGAGCAGCCACCGTGGCCCGTTCACTCGACGGACTTGTCCTCTCGCCGGTCGCCGACCAGGCTCCGGGTCAGGTCGGCACCCGGACCCGCTTCACGTACCACGAGGAGAGGGGCACGATCTGGGCCGATTACGCGGGCGGGGACGTGGTCCGGGGTCATCTCGTCGGCACCCGCACCGGCGATCGACTCGACTTCCGGTACGTCCAGTTGAAGCAGGACGGAACGACCTCCTCCGGACACTGCGTCTCCACCGTCGTCGGCCTTGCGGACGGCCGGGTGCGGCTGGAGGAGCGCTGGGAATGGGAGTCGCAAGAGGGCAGCGGGACGAGTGCGGTCGAGGAACTCACGGACCTGACGGTTCGTCAGATGCTTAAGGTGGACAGGTGAGCGAGCAGCAGACAGAGCAGCCGGCCGGGCGGACAGAGCGCCGCGTCGTCATCGTCGGTGCGGGCATGGCCGGCGTGCAGACCGCGGTGGCCCTGAGGGAACAGGGCTTCACCGGCCCGGTCACCCTGATCGGCGCCGAACCCCACCAGCCGTACGACCGGCCTCCGCTGTCCAAGGCGGTGCTGCTCGGCACGGCCGAAGGCTCCGCCTTCGACATCGACTTCGAAGAGCTGGACATCGAGCTGCAACTGGGCCGTGACGTCACCGGCGTACGGGCCGACGCGCACGAACTGGACACCCTGGCGGGCCCCGTCCCGTACGACGTCCTGGTCATCGCCTCCGGCGCCGAACCGGTGGTGCTGCCCGGCTCCGAGGGGGTACCCGGCGTCCATCTGCTGCGTACCCTCGACGACGCCGCACGGCTGCGGCCGGTCCTCGACCAGCAGCACACCGTCGTGGTCGTAGGCGCGGGCTGGATCGGCGCCGAATTCGCCACCGCAGCCCGCGCCGCGGGCTGTGAGGTCACCGTCGTCGAGGCCGCCGACCGACCGCTCGCGGGCGTCCTGCCCGCCGAGGTCGCCGCCCCGATGGCCCGCTGGTACGCGCAGAGCGGCGCCGAGCTCCTCACCGGCGCCCCGGTGGCCCGGATCGAGCCCGGCAGCGTGGTCCTCGCGGACGGCCGCACGGTTGCCGCCGGAGCGGTGGTCGTCGGGATCGGCGCCCGGCCCGCCACCGGCTGGCTGGCCGGCTCCGGCATCGCCCTCGGTCCGGACGGATCGGTGACCGCCGACGCCGAGCTGCGCACCTCGCTGCCCGATGTGTACGCGGTCGGGGACTGCGCGTCCTTCCCCTCCGCGCGGTACGGCACACGGCTCCTCGTCCACCACTGGGACAACGCCCTCCAAGGGCCGCGGACCGCCGCCGCCAACATCATCGGTGCCGGTGCGGACGGGGCGTCGCAGCTCCTGGCCTACGACCCCGTGCCGTACTTCTGGTCCGAGCAGTTCGACCGGTTCGTGCAGTACGCGGGCCATCACGGGGGCGCGGACACCCTGCTCTGGCGCGGTGACCCGGCCGATCCCGCCTGGTCCGTCTGCTGGCTGCGGGACGGCGCGCTGGTCGCCGTCCTCGCCGTCGGCCGGCCGCGCGATCTGGCCCAGGGGCGCAAACTCATCGAGGCGGGGGCACGGCTGGATCCGGTGCGGGCGGCCGACCCCGCCGTACCGCTGAAGTCGGCCAGGGCCGATGCCCTGTAGCGGCGCGCCCGGCGGGGTTCCGGAGCCCTTGCGGGCACTGGGTCGACCCCCGTCCGGTCGGGTCCGGGTACCGACTGTCGGTCCGGGATGGCACGCTTGTCTCCGTGACCGAGATTGACGCAAAGATTGATGCTCTCGTCCCCGCCTGGCTCCACCTTCCCGACATCGCCGAAATGTTCGATGTCGAGGTGACGCGCGTGCGGCAGCTGGTCAAGGAGGGCCAGCTCATCGCCGTACGACGTGGTGAGAACCGGACGCTCCAGGTGCCTGCTGCCTTCATCGACGGCAACAAGGTGGTCAAGGGCCTCTCCGGCACCCTGACGCTCCTGAGGGACGACGGCTACACCGACGAAGAGATGCTGGAGTGGCTCTTCACCCCCGACCCGACCCTGCCGGGTACCCCCGCGCAGGCGCTGAGCGAGAATCGCGGCACGGAGGTGAAGCGCCGCGCCCAGGCGCTCGCCGTCTGACCGGGACAACCGCACGCGGGGTACGGGCACGGTCCGTTCCGAACGGCCCGTGCCCGTACCTCCGCATCACGCCGTACCTCTGTACCAGCCCGACCGTGTCGTACCGCTGTATTCCGTACAGCTGTATCAAGGGGGAACCGCGCCATGCCCACGCCTCGCGAGCTGCTGTCCGACGCCCGGCTCTATCTGTGCACGGATGCCCGCAGGCGCCAGGGTGACCTGCCCGCCTTCCTCGACGCCGTGCTCTCCTCCGGGGTGGACATCGTCCAGCTGCGTGACAAGGGCATGGAGGCGGCCGAGGAACTCGAACACCTGGCGGTCCTCGCCGACGCCTGCCGGCGCCACGGCAAGCTCCTCGCCGTGAACGACCGGGCCGATGTCGCCCATGCCATCGGGTCCGACGTGCTCCACCTCGGCCAGGGAGACCTGCCGGTCCCCGCCGCCCGCGCCATCATCGGCGAGGACGTGGTGATCGGCCGCTCCACGCACGCGGAGCCCGAGGTCGACGCCGCCGTCGCGGAGCCCGGCGTGGACTACTTCTGCACCGGACCCTGCTGGCCCACCCCGACCAAGCCCGGTCGGCACGCCCCCGGCCTCGACCTCGTTCGGTACGCCGCCTCGTTCGCCCAGTCGCGCCCCTGGTTCGCCATCGGCGGGATCGACGCGGGCAACCTCGACGAGGTGCTGGACGCGGGAGCGCGCAGGGTCGTCGTCGTGCGGGCGATCACCGAGGCCGACGATCCGGCGGCGGCCACCGCGGAGCTGGCGAAGCGGATCAGGGCGCGCGCCGACGGCTGACAGGCGCGTCAGGGAAATCACAGAACATCCGGAGAACGCCGGAGGACTGTCCGAAGGGTGGACAAACCACCAGTCAATTCGGGCAATTGCCGCTGGTCCGGTTGGGGCACCGCCGCACCCTGGTTAACCTGCAGTATGGCCCTTGGCACTCCCTCTACCAGGACTGATCACGCACGCACCGTGCGTGAGCTGCTCGCGACCGGCAAGACTTCGTATTCGTTCGAGTTCTGGGCGCCCAAGACCGAGAAGGGCGAGCGGAATCTCTGGAATGCGCTGCGCCGGGTCGAGGCGGTGGGCCCGAGCTTCGTCTCCGTGACGTACGGGGCGGGTGGTTCCACCCGGTCCGGGACGGTCAGAGCCACCCAGCAGATCGCTGCCGATTCCACCCTCACCCCGGTCGCGCACCTCACAGCCGTCAACCACTCCGTCGCCGAGCTGCGCAACATGATCGGGCAGTACGCCGACGCCGGGATCAGGAACATTCTCGCCGTGCGCGGCGACCCGCCGGGCGACCCGATGGGCGAGTGGGTCGAGCACCCGGAGGGCGTGCGGTACGCCGCC harbors:
- a CDS encoding (2Fe-2S)-binding protein, which encodes MYVCSCFGITEQQVKEHADAGACTPRQIASACKAGTDCGGCVRRIQAMLGRGECARRELLEQKQKLTPGGVPEQPLAPGVPSDADPGRAPGIAPGRAPGIRLPDAA
- the bfr gene encoding bacterioferritin; this encodes MQGDPEVLEFLNEQLTAELTAINQYFLHAKMQENFGWTKLAKYTRSESFDEMKHAEMLTDRILLLDGLPNYQRLFHVRVGQTVTEMFQADRQIEVEAIDRLRRGVELMRGKGDITSANVFESILEDEEHHIDYLDTQLQLIEKLGEPHYLAQQIEQPDS
- a CDS encoding sulfite oxidase-like oxidoreductase, translated to MGQPESREYRESEQSELPPGQRLQRGWPVTHYGPVPKFKPDRWEFRVFGATADGEKHCWNHEEFSALPFSSVVADLHCVTKFSMLGAEWGGVLARTILELAPPSPQVTHVMVWAEYGFSSNLRLDDFASDRTLFATHQGGELLTAEHGFPLRLVVPHLYAWKGPKWVRGIEYMTADRRGFWEERGYHNIGDPWKEQRYSYQEEPGDGPEL
- a CDS encoding DUF4396 domain-containing protein, which produces MHHDTRDEQHEQQGRHEHRGDDSRQADHTGHADQSAHAGHTAHAPGKAGWSMAARATLHCLTGCAIGEILGMVIGTALGWGNAETMVLAIILAFAFGYTLTLRSILKAGVDFRTAFRVALAADTLSIAVMELIDNGVIALWPGAMDAQLADSLFWGALALSLAVAFAVTTPVNKWMIGRGKGHAVVHRYHH
- a CDS encoding deoxyribonuclease IV is translated as MRNPVGGHVPVAGGLAKVGLPYAREMGAEAVQVFVANPRGWATPAGNPAQDEQFRAECTAESIPAYVHAPYLINFGSHTEATVERSVESLRHSLRRAREIGALGVVVHTGSATGGRPRAEALAQVRTHMRPLLDELTHDDDPFLLLESTAGQGFSLCSRTWDFGPYFEALDAHPKLGICLDTCHIYAAGHDLAGPAGMKQTLDLLVETVGEGRLKLIHANDSKDVVGAHKDRHENIGAGHIGEEPFQELFSHPATAGVPLVIETPGGKEGHAADVARLKELRDRN
- the pknB gene encoding Stk1 family PASTA domain-containing Ser/Thr kinase, translated to MDTTLQDPSPAFGRGDPIVGQLLDGRYRVDARIAVGGMATVYRAMDTRLDRVLALKVMHPALATDASFVERFIREAKSVARLAHPNVVAVFDQGAQGPYVYLAMEYVAGCTLRDVLRERGALQPRAALDILEPVLAALGAAHRAGFVHRDMKPENVLIGDDGRVKVADFGLVRTVGSDTNTTGTVLGTVSYLAPEQIEHGTADTRTDVYACGVVLYEMLTGAKPHTGESPAQVIYQHLNEDVPTPSAVVPGLATELDELVANATARNPEARPFDAVALLAEARTARAALTDNQLDAVPPQALAEAHDDAEDRTSVIPRVLPVDQGTAHHTSRLEMPPPLPPEPARSGPRHGGPRRGMLAAIVAVLLVLGVGAGVWYINSGQFTRVPSLLGQTEKAARQRLSDSGLELKGVDRAYSDNVDRGKVIGSDPKSGARIRGNGSVKIVLSRGPEIVKVPDVRGTGLAEARRALKKVGLVPGMVTKEFSEDIGQGQVIRTDPGAGAERHPDSAVALVVSKGSPVDVPDLTGLSVQEATDALDGEGLKAEVLPGRVNSPEAAGDIARQSPGGGTRAAEGDTITLTVSKGPRMIDVPDVTDKDIDEATRLLKAAGFEVKVDRPFLSFSDTIASQSVDGGDRAPEGSTITITTKGL
- a CDS encoding thiazole synthase; translated protein: MSDDLFTLGDTTFGSRLIMGTGGAPSLDVLERSLTASGTELTTVAMRRLDPTVQGSVLSVLERLSIRVLPNTAGCFTAGEAVLTARLAREALGTDWIKLEVVADERTLLPDPIELLDAAETLVDDGFTVLPYTNDDPVLARKLEDVGCAAIMPLGSPIGSGLGIRNPHNFQLIVEHARVPVILDAGAGTASDAALAMELGCAAVMLASAVTRAQEPELMAAAMRHAVDGGRLAYRAGRIPRRHFAEASSPMEGRAALDPERPAF
- the thiS gene encoding sulfur carrier protein ThiS, with product MTDSIALSVSVNGDPRSIAAGTTLEALVAALTAAPSGVAAAVNETVVPRSRWSTAALADGDRIEVLTAVQGG
- the thiO gene encoding glycine oxidase ThiO encodes the protein MRSSGNTSADGSDVPGSDVLVIGGGIIGLVTAWRAAQRGLRTAVVDPDPGGGAARVAAGMLAAVTELHYGEQMLLGLNVASAARYPAFAAELEAASGQDIGFRACGTLAVALDSDDRAHLRELHALQHRSGLQSEWLTGRECRRLEPMLAPGVRGGLRVDGDHQVDPRRLAAALLTACERTGVVFHRDRAERLVVVRDRAAGAVLATGTELAADQIVLAAGSLSGRLAGLPDEVVPPVRPVKGQVLRLTVPAAYAPFLTRTVRAVVRGSHVYLVPRENGELVVGATSEEMGWDTTVTAGGVYELLRDAHELVPGITELPLTETRAGLRPASPDNAPLLGPTALPGLHLATGHHRNGVLLTPVTGDAMAELLTTGELPAVARPFTPGRFAPAVVPPPAAPPATARQEQPA
- a CDS encoding NAD(P)/FAD-dependent oxidoreductase, which produces MAGVQTAVALREQGFTGPVTLIGAEPHQPYDRPPLSKAVLLGTAEGSAFDIDFEELDIELQLGRDVTGVRADAHELDTLAGPVPYDVLVIASGAEPVVLPGSEGVPGVHLLRTLDDAARLRPVLDQQHTVVVVGAGWIGAEFATAARAAGCEVTVVEAADRPLAGVLPAEVAAPMARWYAQSGAELLTGAPVARIEPGSVVLADGRTVAAGAVVVGIGARPATGWLAGSGIALGPDGSVTADAELRTSLPDVYAVGDCASFPSARYGTRLLVHHWDNALQGPRTAAANIIGAGADGASQLLAYDPVPYFWSEQFDRFVQYAGHHGGADTLLWRGDPADPAWSVCWLRDGALVAVLAVGRPRDLAQGRKLIEAGARLDPVRAADPAVPLKSARADAL
- a CDS encoding Rv2175c family DNA-binding protein, whose protein sequence is MTEIDAKIDALVPAWLHLPDIAEMFDVEVTRVRQLVKEGQLIAVRRGENRTLQVPAAFIDGNKVVKGLSGTLTLLRDDGYTDEEMLEWLFTPDPTLPGTPAQALSENRGTEVKRRAQALAV
- the thiE gene encoding thiamine phosphate synthase, whose protein sequence is MPTPRELLSDARLYLCTDARRRQGDLPAFLDAVLSSGVDIVQLRDKGMEAAEELEHLAVLADACRRHGKLLAVNDRADVAHAIGSDVLHLGQGDLPVPAARAIIGEDVVIGRSTHAEPEVDAAVAEPGVDYFCTGPCWPTPTKPGRHAPGLDLVRYAASFAQSRPWFAIGGIDAGNLDEVLDAGARRVVVVRAITEADDPAAATAELAKRIRARADG